Proteins from one Xenorhabdus griffiniae genomic window:
- the phoQ gene encoding two-component system sensor histidine kinase PhoQ produces MLKFSGTPFSLRTRFLMATAAIILALTLSYGIVAIVGYLVSFDKTSYSILRSQSNLFFTLARWENNKLEILVPKDFSMNYRSLALIYDNDGNILWRQNNVPELERMIDPDWLKKDGLYTLEAYFKEKGDFFYNPTATPNQDNTKKAKNSEEVLLTYSVAVNIYPATDKLPAMTIVIIDTIPQDVQESAKVWEWFGYVLIANLLLIIPLIWLAADWSLRPIKSLITQISSLENGERKELEENPPTELKGLVRNLNNLLSNERKRYAKYHTTLSDLTHSLKTPLAVLQSTLRSLRPPQKLTIEQAEPIMLEQIDRISQQIGYYLHRANIRSDHSLLLRQISSIPILLDGLISALTKVYQHKGIKMMLDVSPEVTWLGEKNDFLEVMGNILDNACKYCRKQVKITATMGENSVTIIVDDDGLGVPLDKREMIFQRGLRADTLRSGQGLGLSIASEIVEQYDGDISIEDSPLGGARVSVVFRAQHNNTAITQ; encoded by the coding sequence ATGCTTAAGTTCTCAGGAACACCTTTTTCTTTGAGAACACGGTTTCTCATGGCCACGGCTGCGATTATTCTTGCATTGACACTATCATATGGCATTGTTGCTATCGTCGGATATTTAGTTAGTTTTGATAAAACAAGCTATTCCATACTCCGTAGCCAAAGTAATCTATTTTTCACCTTGGCCAGATGGGAAAATAACAAGCTAGAAATCCTTGTTCCCAAAGATTTTTCCATGAATTACCGCTCATTAGCACTGATCTATGATAATGATGGGAATATTCTTTGGCGCCAGAATAATGTACCTGAATTGGAAAGAATGATTGATCCTGATTGGCTGAAAAAAGATGGTTTATATACTCTAGAAGCGTATTTTAAAGAAAAAGGGGATTTTTTCTATAATCCAACAGCGACACCAAACCAAGATAATACAAAAAAGGCAAAAAATAGTGAGGAAGTATTATTAACCTACTCGGTTGCTGTAAATATTTATCCTGCCACTGACAAATTGCCTGCCATGACTATTGTTATCATTGATACCATTCCACAAGATGTACAGGAATCAGCAAAAGTATGGGAATGGTTTGGATATGTGCTAATTGCTAATTTACTTTTAATCATTCCATTAATCTGGCTGGCCGCGGACTGGAGCCTTAGACCAATAAAATCCTTAATTACCCAAATCAGTTCATTAGAAAATGGAGAAAGAAAAGAACTGGAGGAGAACCCGCCTACTGAATTAAAAGGGTTAGTCAGAAACTTAAACAACTTACTATCTAATGAACGTAAACGTTATGCCAAATATCACACGACACTCTCAGATTTGACGCATAGCCTGAAAACGCCTCTAGCGGTATTGCAATCAACCTTACGTTCTCTGCGTCCCCCGCAGAAGCTGACCATTGAACAAGCTGAACCCATTATGCTTGAACAGATTGACCGGATATCGCAACAGATTGGCTACTATTTGCATAGAGCCAATATACGCAGCGACCATAGTTTGCTTCTGAGACAGATTTCTTCCATCCCAATCTTGCTAGATGGCCTAATCAGTGCCCTAACCAAGGTATATCAACATAAAGGCATCAAAATGATGCTAGATGTCTCTCCTGAAGTGACATGGCTAGGGGAAAAAAATGACTTTCTGGAAGTAATGGGAAACATCTTAGATAATGCGTGTAAATATTGCCGGAAACAGGTCAAAATCACCGCCACAATGGGAGAAAATTCAGTCACTATTATTGTTGATGATGATGGGTTAGGAGTTCCCCTTGATAAGCGGGAAATGATTTTTCAGCGCGGCTTACGAGCTGACACATTACGATCAGGCCAGGGCCTTGGCTTATCGATAGCATCTGAAATTGTCGAGCAATATGATGGTGATATCAGCATAGAGGATAGCCCCCTTGGTGGCGCCAGAGTGAGTGTCGTATTTCGCGCCCAGCATAATAATACGGCCATCACACAATAA
- a CDS encoding cupin domain-containing protein: protein MDYQLNLDWQAFLQNHWQKRPLLIKQGFHQFIDPLSPDELAGLAMENEIDSRLVSQKNGRWEVSHGPFETYDHLDEKNWSLLVQAVDHWHLPSSALMKPFRVLSDWRMDDLMISFSVPGGGVGPHLDQYDVFIIQGKGRRRWRVGEKIPMKQHCPHPDLLQVEPFEAIIDEEMLPGDILYIPPGFPHEGYAIEDSLNYSVGFRAPNARELFSGFADYILANELGSHRYSDPGLTFRDNPALIQKNELDTLRSMMRELLEQPETFQNWFGEFISQSRHELDLAPPEPPYESDEIYDLLKQGEALNRLSGLRVLRVGDQCFVNGELMDTPHIQAANALCQYDKVNAELLGDAIDDVRFISLLTALVNSGYWYFND, encoded by the coding sequence ATGGACTATCAGCTAAATCTGGACTGGCAGGCGTTTTTGCAAAACCATTGGCAAAAACGACCATTGCTGATTAAACAGGGTTTCCATCAGTTTATTGATCCTCTTTCCCCCGATGAGCTGGCGGGTCTGGCGATGGAAAATGAAATCGATAGCCGTTTGGTTAGTCAGAAAAATGGGCGCTGGGAAGTTTCCCACGGACCATTTGAAACCTACGACCATTTAGACGAAAAAAACTGGTCTTTGCTTGTACAAGCCGTTGACCATTGGCATCTCCCTTCTTCTGCACTGATGAAGCCATTCCGTGTACTGTCTGACTGGCGCATGGATGACTTGATGATCTCGTTCTCCGTACCCGGCGGTGGTGTCGGCCCACATCTTGACCAATATGACGTTTTTATCATTCAAGGAAAAGGACGCAGACGTTGGCGGGTAGGTGAAAAAATTCCCATGAAACAACATTGCCCTCATCCTGATTTATTGCAGGTCGAACCTTTTGAGGCAATTATTGATGAAGAGATGTTACCGGGCGATATACTCTACATTCCACCGGGTTTTCCACACGAAGGCTATGCTATTGAGGATTCACTGAACTATTCGGTGGGATTCCGTGCCCCCAATGCCCGTGAATTATTCAGTGGATTTGCTGACTATATTCTGGCAAACGAACTGGGAAGCCATCGCTACAGCGATCCTGGATTAACATTTCGTGACAACCCAGCCCTGATCCAGAAAAACGAACTGGACACACTGCGTTCCATGATGCGTGAATTGTTGGAACAACCAGAAACTTTCCAAAACTGGTTTGGCGAATTCATCTCTCAATCACGCCATGAATTAGATCTGGCACCACCTGAACCGCCTTATGAGAGCGATGAGATTTATGATTTACTGAAACAAGGCGAAGCGTTAAATCGTTTGAGTGGCCTGCGCGTCCTGCGAGTTGGTGATCAATGTTTCGTCAATGGGGAATTGATGGATACTCCTCATATCCAGGCTGCTAACGCCCTTTGCCAATATGACAAAGTGAATGCTGAATTGCTGGGCGATGCTATCGACGACGTCCGATTTATCAGCCTGCTTACGGCTTTGGTCAATAGCGGTTATTGGTATTTTAATGATTAA
- the pepT gene encoding peptidase T, which produces MDRLLERFFKYIAFNTQSKPSAKTIPSSNGQLDLAKVLYEELIQLGFADVTLNERGCVMATLPKNVATPVPVIGFIAHLDTSPDFSGKHVNPQIVENYRGGDIALGMGDDVLSPVMFPVLHSLLGKTLITTDGKTLLGADDKAGIAEIITAMVRLKQRNIPHGDIRIAFTPDEEIGRGAHYFDLAAFGAEWAYTVDGGGVGELEFENFNAASVVIKIVGNMAHPGSAKGVMVNALTLAMRIHSALPAEETPEQTEGYEGFYHLHSIKGTVERAEMHYIIRDFDRANFAKRKKNLIAIAETIGEGLHPECYIELAIDDDYYNMHSEVLKYPHVIAIAKQAMLDCHIEPIIQPIRGGTDGAELSYRGLPCPNIFTGGYNYHSKHEFISLEGMEQAVNVIMRIAELTVSHVSPE; this is translated from the coding sequence ATGGATAGATTATTAGAGCGTTTTTTTAAATATATTGCATTTAATACGCAATCAAAACCATCCGCTAAAACCATTCCCAGTAGTAACGGTCAACTGGATCTTGCCAAGGTATTATACGAAGAGTTGATCCAGCTTGGTTTTGCCGATGTCACTCTCAATGAACGGGGATGTGTGATGGCAACATTGCCAAAAAATGTTGCAACGCCTGTTCCTGTCATTGGTTTTATTGCCCACCTCGATACCTCACCTGATTTTTCCGGTAAGCATGTTAATCCCCAGATTGTGGAAAATTATCGTGGTGGTGATATTGCGTTAGGGATGGGAGATGACGTGTTATCGCCAGTCATGTTCCCTGTATTACATAGCTTACTGGGGAAAACATTAATTACGACCGATGGCAAAACACTGTTGGGTGCTGATGATAAAGCCGGGATCGCTGAAATCATTACCGCGATGGTACGCTTGAAACAGAGAAATATTCCACATGGTGATATTCGGATTGCGTTCACGCCAGATGAGGAAATTGGCAGGGGAGCACACTATTTTGATCTAGCGGCTTTCGGCGCAGAATGGGCCTATACCGTTGATGGCGGCGGAGTGGGGGAATTGGAATTTGAGAATTTCAATGCCGCATCCGTGGTCATCAAGATTGTGGGGAATATGGCTCATCCGGGCAGTGCCAAAGGAGTTATGGTTAACGCATTGACATTAGCCATGCGCATTCATTCAGCTTTGCCGGCTGAAGAAACGCCTGAACAGACCGAAGGTTATGAAGGTTTTTATCATTTGCATAGCATAAAAGGGACTGTTGAGCGTGCCGAGATGCACTATATCATCCGAGATTTTGACAGGGCTAATTTTGCAAAACGTAAAAAAAATCTCATTGCTATTGCGGAAACTATCGGAGAAGGATTACATCCAGAGTGCTATATTGAGCTGGCGATTGATGATGATTATTACAACATGCATAGCGAGGTGCTTAAATATCCTCATGTTATTGCCATTGCTAAACAAGCGATGCTCGATTGTCATATTGAACCGATAATCCAACCGATACGTGGTGGGACTGATGGTGCAGAGTTATCTTATCGTGGCCTCCCTTGCCCGAATATTTTTACGGGTGGATATAATTATCACAGCAAGCACGAATTTATTTCACTGGAAGGCATGGAACAAGCCGTTAATGTGATTATGCGGATTGCTGAATTGACGGTAAGCCATGTCTCGCCCGAATAA
- the cobB gene encoding Sir2 family NAD+-dependent deacetylase, translated as MRVLHRHSKFYRTKRLRRQRSHRQNFYRDIRLANKIQKPYVVVLTGAGISAESGIQTFRSADGLWEEHRVEDVATPEGFQRDPDLVQAFYNARRKQLQQPDIQPNAAHHALAELEQELGDHFLLVTQNIDDLHERAGSRRVLHMHGELLKVRCCQSGQVVEWTNDLTMEDRCHCCQFPSPLRPHVVWFGEMPLGMEQIYSALADADIFIAIGTSGHVYPAAGFVHEAKLSGAHTVELNLEPSQVENLFDEKHYGYASKIVTQYVQSLIQQMKTDKS; from the coding sequence ATGCGGGTTCTTCATCGGCACAGTAAATTTTACCGAACCAAGCGATTACGGCGACAGCGATCACATAGACAAAACTTTTACAGGGATATCCGATTGGCAAATAAAATACAAAAACCTTATGTGGTGGTCCTGACAGGAGCAGGAATTTCGGCTGAGTCAGGTATTCAAACATTTCGCTCTGCCGATGGCCTGTGGGAAGAGCATCGTGTCGAAGATGTTGCGACTCCGGAAGGTTTTCAGCGTGATCCTGATCTGGTTCAGGCATTTTATAATGCCCGCCGCAAGCAGCTACAACAACCGGATATCCAGCCTAATGCTGCACATCATGCCCTGGCGGAACTCGAACAGGAGCTTGGTGACCATTTTTTATTGGTGACACAGAATATTGATGATCTGCATGAACGTGCGGGAAGTCGTCGTGTTCTGCATATGCACGGTGAATTACTGAAAGTTCGGTGTTGTCAATCTGGACAAGTCGTTGAATGGACAAATGATCTCACTATGGAAGATCGTTGCCATTGTTGCCAATTCCCGTCGCCATTACGTCCTCATGTAGTATGGTTTGGGGAAATGCCATTGGGTATGGAGCAGATTTACTCTGCTTTAGCTGATGCAGATATCTTTATCGCTATTGGAACATCGGGCCACGTTTATCCGGCAGCGGGGTTTGTGCATGAGGCTAAATTGTCTGGGGCGCACACTGTTGAGCTGAATCTTGAACCTAGTCAGGTCGAGAATTTGTTTGATGAAAAACATTACGGTTATGCCAGTAAAATAGTTACGCAATATGTTCAATCTTTAATTCAGCAGATGAAGACGGATAAAAGCTGA
- the lolE gene encoding lipoprotein-releasing ABC transporter permease subunit LolE, with product MVNLPLALFTALRFSRGRRRSGMVSLISVISTLGIMLGVAVLIIGLSAMNGFERELNNRILSVVPHGQIYAVEQPFQDWETALKRVRQTPGIAGASPYIELTGLMERGEKLHAIQVRGVDLDTEMDVSTLPQFVRNGAWKTFRAGKNQVILGQGVANSLHVKQGDWVTVMIPNNDASLKLLQPKRIRLQVAGIFQLSGMLDHSLALVPLPDAQNYLDYGNAITGIAIKADNVFAAEQRVWDAGNATGKYVYISTWTKDYGYMYNDIQMVRSIMYLAMVLVIGVACFNIISTLIMAVKDKSSDIAILRTLGAKDSHIRAIFLWYGLLTGMIGSIIGVVVGIFTSLNLTAIIKGLEKLLGHQLLSGDIYFIDFLPSELHVMDVLYVLLTALVLSLLASWYPARRASKLDPARILSGQ from the coding sequence ATGGTAAACCTGCCTCTTGCACTATTTACCGCATTACGATTTAGTCGTGGCCGACGTCGTTCAGGCATGGTTTCCCTGATCTCTGTCATTTCAACGCTGGGTATCATGTTGGGTGTGGCGGTGCTGATTATTGGCTTGAGTGCCATGAACGGTTTTGAACGAGAGTTGAACAATCGGATACTTTCCGTTGTGCCACATGGACAAATTTATGCTGTGGAGCAGCCTTTCCAGGATTGGGAAACCGCCCTTAAGCGGGTGAGACAGACACCTGGTATTGCCGGAGCCTCTCCCTATATTGAGCTCACTGGACTGATGGAGCGCGGTGAAAAACTTCATGCTATACAGGTACGTGGAGTCGATCTGGATACCGAGATGGATGTGAGTACCTTACCTCAGTTTGTGCGTAACGGGGCATGGAAAACGTTCAGGGCAGGAAAAAATCAGGTGATTTTAGGGCAGGGGGTGGCTAATTCACTGCACGTGAAACAGGGTGATTGGGTGACAGTCATGATCCCCAATAATGATGCGAGCCTGAAACTTTTGCAGCCTAAACGCATCCGTTTACAGGTTGCGGGTATTTTCCAGTTGAGTGGCATGTTAGATCACAGTTTGGCCCTTGTTCCTTTGCCTGATGCCCAGAACTATCTGGATTACGGTAATGCAATCACTGGTATTGCCATTAAAGCCGATAATGTTTTTGCCGCAGAGCAACGTGTGTGGGATGCAGGTAACGCGACAGGAAAATATGTCTATATCAGCACCTGGACAAAAGATTACGGTTATATGTACAACGATATCCAGATGGTACGTAGCATTATGTACCTGGCGATGGTACTGGTTATTGGTGTTGCTTGCTTTAATATTATTTCAACACTGATTATGGCGGTGAAGGATAAAAGCAGTGACATCGCTATCTTGCGTACTTTGGGAGCAAAGGATAGCCATATCAGGGCAATTTTTTTATGGTATGGATTACTAACAGGCATGATAGGGAGCATAATTGGTGTCGTTGTCGGGATTTTCACATCATTAAATTTGACGGCTATCATTAAAGGGTTAGAAAAGCTGCTTGGACACCAACTCCTTTCAGGAGATATCTATTTTATCGACTTTTTGCCATCAGAACTGCATGTTATGGATGTGCTTTATGTTCTGTTAACGGCATTAGTATTAAGCTTGTTGGCGAGTTGGTATCCTGCTCGTCGGGCCAGTAAACTTGATCCAGCGCGAATTTTGAGTGGACAATAG
- the lolD gene encoding lipoprotein-releasing ABC transporter ATP-binding protein LolD, whose amino-acid sequence MSKHPLLLCHQLCKKYQEGKISTEVLKNVTFSMQQGEIMAIVGSSGSGKSTLLHLLGGLDSPTSGEVRFKGQSLNQMSSSARAELRNSEIGFIYQFHHLLPDFTALENVAMPLLIGGQKRHSQQKALDMLAAVGLEHRAHHRPSELSGGERQRVAIARALVNEPSLVLADEPTGNLDQRNADSVFQLLQELNQQQGTAFLVVTHDLKLANQLARQVEMRDGYLQDELTLAAGEM is encoded by the coding sequence ATGAGTAAACACCCTTTATTACTGTGTCACCAACTGTGCAAAAAATATCAGGAAGGAAAAATTTCTACAGAAGTATTAAAGAATGTCACTTTCTCCATGCAACAGGGTGAAATAATGGCCATTGTCGGGAGTTCTGGCTCTGGCAAAAGTACCCTCTTGCACTTGCTTGGTGGTTTGGATTCACCTACGTCTGGTGAAGTCCGGTTCAAAGGGCAATCACTCAACCAAATGTCTTCGTCTGCGCGAGCAGAATTACGTAACAGTGAAATTGGTTTCATTTATCAGTTTCACCATTTATTACCTGATTTTACGGCATTGGAAAATGTTGCGATGCCGCTCCTGATTGGCGGACAAAAACGCCATTCTCAGCAAAAAGCGCTGGATATGCTGGCGGCGGTTGGGTTGGAGCATCGGGCGCATCATCGGCCATCTGAGCTGTCAGGGGGAGAACGTCAACGTGTTGCCATTGCCCGGGCGCTGGTAAATGAACCGTCATTGGTGTTGGCGGATGAACCAACGGGTAACCTTGATCAACGAAATGCAGACAGTGTGTTTCAGCTTTTGCAAGAACTGAACCAACAGCAAGGTACTGCGTTTCTCGTTGTTACCCATGATCTGAAATTAGCTAACCAACTGGCACGTCAGGTAGAAATGCGTGATGGGTATTTGCAGGATGAATTAACCCTGGCGGCGGGGGAGATGTAA
- the lolC gene encoding lipoprotein-releasing ABC transporter permease subunit LolC, producing MFQSVSLFIGLRYMRGRAVDKFGRFVSWLSAIGITLGVAALITVLSVMNGFERSLENSILGFMPQAIITSGKGAINPVEHPVSQLVGLKGVNRITSIVQGDVVLQSHHNVGVGVMLGINQDEYAPLAEHLVNVNRSQLQPGGYFVILGEKLAAKLGVKRGDKIRIIVPSASQLTPMGRIPSQRLFTVAGTFFANSEADGTEMLVNQQDAARLLRYPIGNITGWRLFLNEPLTVDALSQQTLPKGLIWKDWRERKGEFFQAVRMEKNMMGLLLSLIIAVAAFNIITSLSLLVMEKQGEIAILQTQGLTRRQVMAIFMIQGAGAGIIGAVLGTGLGILLSSQLNNLMPIIGLLSEGIRLPVAIDATQVMLIAISAMLISLISTLYPSWRAATTQPAEALRYE from the coding sequence ATGTTTCAATCGGTCTCATTATTTATAGGATTGCGCTATATGCGCGGGCGGGCGGTCGATAAATTTGGCCGTTTTGTTTCATGGTTGTCAGCGATTGGCATTACGCTAGGCGTCGCGGCCTTGATTACGGTATTGTCAGTCATGAACGGTTTTGAGCGTTCATTAGAAAATAGCATCCTGGGCTTTATGCCGCAGGCTATCATTACATCGGGAAAAGGCGCTATCAATCCGGTTGAACATCCGGTTAGCCAGCTGGTGGGATTAAAGGGGGTTAATCGCATCACCTCTATCGTACAAGGAGATGTGGTGCTACAGAGTCACCACAATGTAGGGGTTGGTGTCATGTTAGGTATTAACCAGGACGAATATGCGCCATTGGCAGAACATCTTGTTAATGTCAATCGAAGCCAACTACAACCCGGAGGTTATTTTGTCATTTTGGGAGAAAAATTGGCGGCTAAATTAGGGGTAAAACGGGGCGATAAAATCCGTATTATCGTGCCGAGTGCCAGTCAGTTAACACCAATGGGCCGAATTCCCAGCCAGCGTTTATTCACGGTAGCGGGTACATTCTTCGCCAATAGTGAAGCCGATGGTACGGAAATGTTAGTTAATCAACAGGATGCGGCCAGATTGTTGCGCTATCCCATAGGTAATATTACCGGCTGGCGCTTGTTTCTCAATGAACCCCTCACCGTAGATGCCTTGAGCCAGCAAACCCTGCCAAAAGGGCTGATATGGAAAGATTGGCGTGAACGCAAAGGGGAATTTTTTCAGGCGGTTCGCATGGAGAAAAACATGATGGGATTATTGCTGAGCCTGATTATAGCCGTTGCTGCTTTTAACATTATTACCTCTCTCTCTTTACTGGTGATGGAAAAACAGGGTGAAATCGCTATCTTGCAGACGCAAGGTCTGACCCGACGTCAAGTGATGGCCATCTTTATGATCCAGGGCGCGGGAGCCGGCATTATTGGTGCTGTATTGGGAACAGGATTGGGAATATTGCTTTCCAGTCAGTTAAATAATCTCATGCCAATTATCGGATTGCTGTCTGAGGGCATTCGGTTACCTGTTGCAATTGATGCTACGCAAGTAATGCTGATTGCCATCAGTGCCATGTTGATCTCCTTAATCTCGACGCTGTACCCTTCCTGGCGCGCGGCGACCACCCAACCTGCTGAGGCTTTACGTTATGAGTAA